tgtcctatcgctaactacttgggagaagagaccagcacccacctcacttacagcctcctttcaggtagttgtagagagcgataaggtctcccctcagcctcctcttctccaggctaaacaattgcagttccctcagccgctcctcataaggcctgtgctccagacccttcaccagcttccttgcccttctctggacacgctccagcacctcaatgtctttcttgtagtgaggggcccacaactggacacagtattccaggtgcggcctcatcagcgccaagtacagggggacaatcacctccctgctcctgctggccacactattcctgatacgagccaggatgctgttggccttcttggccacctgggcacactgctggctcatgttcagccggctgtcaaccagcacccccaggtccttttcagccaggcagctttccagccactcttccccaagcctgtagcattgcatggggttgttgtgacccaagtgcaggacccggcacttggccttgttgaaccccatacagttggcctcggcccatcagtccagcctgtccaggtccctctgcagggccatcctaccctccagcagattgacactcccaccgtttggtgtcatctgcaaacttactgagggtgcactcaatcccctcatccagatcattgataaagatattaaacaaggctggccccaaaactgagccttggggaacaccactcatgaccggtcaccagctggatttaactccattcactactctctgggctgggtcatccagccagttttttacccagcgaagagtacacctgcctaggccatgagccaccagcttccttaggagaatgctgtgggagacggtgtcaaaggctttactgaagtccaggtagatgacgtccacagcctttccctcatccacgaggtgggtcaccaggtcatagaaggagatgaggctggtcaggcaggacctgcctttcatgaacccatgtttATGATTTTTATCTCAGTCTTTGGTTATAAGGAATATTATTAGCAACACTTTGCTCATCAGCTAAACCAGTGACTGTTTTCATGCTcttccaaatgcaaaataaaatcttaactTAGGCCTCTTACTTTAGTAACAAAGCTATGTCGAGTCAGTCCCACTGGCTCATGTTACATGTGGCAACTTACTATACCACTGTAATTGGATCATTTTTAGCGTATGCCCATTTCCTCAAAGGTACAGGTGGGGCCCGCCTCTGTTCTCTTCACTGATCACTGATGTCTCAAAGGTCTAGATAACATTAAGAACCTGGGCTGCTTTACTTTTTTAAGGGACAATTGGATGAAAGGGGTTCAAACATTAATGagtatttcctttgttttccccCCCTCAATGTAGGGGCAACATATTTTGATGCAACCTAAACTGTTTGCCAAATAATTTAACCTAGATCAGTAATAACCTTCTCTAAACTGAATCTGTCATCCTATGCAAGACTTAACTACATTAACTTAAATTCATGTCACGTTAAACAAAGGAACCTTTCTTGTATATAGGATGCCTTCTACACACCCGTTTCCTGCTCAGTTTCTGTACTTTCTGCTGATCTTTTATTGCTGCCCACATGCCAGACACTCTTCTGCCAGCACTCAATATCCCTGTTCTCAAAAGATTTGTCGTGGATTTattctaaaatataaaatttgatTGCTCATATATGGTCGGATATTCAGCCCAATGTACATATAGCAAATAGGTTTTGAAAAACACAGGTTTTCCGACAAGTGTTTACATTTCCATTTAATATGTGAATACTTTCCCATTATACAGTAAGAATATGaagtacagaaaaattaaattattcagaTCATGATCTGGGAAAGAGAAATCTTAAGTGTTCTAGAGAGCCATCTCCTGCATCTGGTGCAAATAGCACATACACATTATAAAGTTGTACACAGTACTGAAATAAATATGCCATAATTTTCCAATTTCTGGAAGGGAGTCATGAAAGCTGTTTACAAACAACTAGCTCATATTTTCTCCGGAGTAAATCACATGAAATACATGTAGAAACTGGAGTAAGGAGGGATTGTATAGCAGTGCCATTAAAACAGTCAAAAAAAGCACTGATCCTGCAGTTGAATCTGAGTAGTCGTACACCTGAGCAAGACCAAGAACAGTTTCTCCAAAAAGTCTGATCAAAATTCACTAATAAAATCAGACAGAACAATAATATTAGCTTTTAAAGAGACTGACAGTACAGTAAGAAGACCATTGAAAATATCCCTGTTTTATCAATGACATACCAACAAAAATCATAGTCTGAATTACAAGTATACTGCATATCTGCATAAGCACCAAGATAATACAAAGTAAGAACTTATCCATCAAGTCCCTCTGATAAATGGTCCCCTatacaaatgcaaatttttgATGTACGTTTAAGTACTTTGGCAAGAGGTACAGATTCCATAAAAGTCACtgcaaagtctgaaaaaaactCTACAActtgaaaacttgaaaaaagaTCAAAGGCAGAGCATTTTCTAATGGTCTGATACATAATAAATCCTGTCAATAAATTCTGGGTTTAGAAATAGCAAAATTCGCTCCAGTTCCTGAGATAAACTGCAGATCAATTGTGAAGAGTTACCAGATTGTACCGCACTCTCTTTCTCACCTTCTTTTACACACTGCAAACAAGGTTTGAACTGAAGCTTCTGCTAAACTTACAAGTCAGCAAAGCATGTGAAAGATCAAAACatgcaaattttcttttccactatAAAAACAAGAGACTGGCAACTTAGGTCCAAGACGGACAGACTCTAGCCACAGTCTGTCAAAGTAATTTCCAGACAGAGGCAgttgttttaaattaactgCACTTGCACCttttaaattaatctaattCTTTGTTTCTATCCTGTTTTTACTGACAACTGTGCTCTTATTCATCCGTCTGCTGTTTAAGAAAGCATACCATACTTGAGTTCAAAATCCTAGGgtcaaattttttaaaagagtgcGAGTCACCTAAGAGCTCAGCACGTCTCTGATTATATGCTGGAACCGTCAACGTGCTTCATTCCTACTAGCCATATGGTCAGTTCCTAACTTAGCATTAATTTTGTGCTCCATCTTCTGTAAAACTGCTGGAAGAtccagaacagaagaaataatataATGAGGTACAGGGGAGGTATCTACCGGGGTAGTCATTGCTTTGTTTAACCAGACAGTCGCTTTCAAGCCAGCATTCAGGCCTCCTTGTATATCTGTATCTAGAGAGTCGCCAACCATAACACACTCCGCGGGCTGCACCCCCAGGAGATCGCAACAGTAATGAAATATGGATGGCGCgggtttctcttctttctgctctcCTCCCACAACGATGGCATCGAAGTAGGGCTGACAGGCGCAGGCTTCGATCTTCTCCCTCTGCGTCTGCTTGTCGCCGTTAGTTAAGAGCAGCAAGCGGACCCTCTTCCGCAGCTCGGTGAGCATGCCCCGCGTGTCCTCGGCCAGGGTGAGGTGCTGGAGCCGGGTCGTTTTCCACAGGAAATAGCACTCGGCGGCCAGGTTTCGGTTCGCCTCCCCCCCGATCGTCTCTTGGATCGCCTCCTCCCAGTGCGAAATCCGCAGGTCGGTGATGCACATCTTGGCGGGATCGTGACACTCCTTGAGCAGCTTGGCCTGGACCTTGTCGCAAATGACGCGGGCTTCTCCCTCACCGTAGTGGTACTTTGACTGCAGGGCGTTTATCACCTTCAACAGGCAAGAGGCCCCGCGTCAGCGCGCTACGCGCACGCAGCCCGGCGCCGCGCACCCCCCTCACTCCCAGCACCGCCCGAGGGGCCTCCGGCTGCGCGTCAGTGCCGGCCAGGCGGCaccgcggccggcggggagggggagggggacggGAGACGCgcggcgccgcggccgccgggccgGCAGGCCCCGTGGCCGCAGGCCCCGTCCCGGAGGGCCGtgaggggggcaggggcagtaCCTCCTCGATGgcgcgccgcccggccgccgccgtgTCGACCAGCGTGTTGTCCAAGTCGAAGAACACCGCCTTGACGCCGTGCACCCCCATGGCGCCGCCTCTCGCCAGAGCCGCCCCGCTCTAACGGCCGAGCCGCGCGGCCGGAGGGCAGCGCCCCAACCGCCGCCGCAGCGcccgcgccggggcggggctgccgggccctgccccgccccctgccccgcccctcGGCGAGGCCGGGCTGCAAATCCGGCAGggcccgggagcggggctgtggggggaCCCTGCCCGGAGCCTCGGCGGGGCTGGGCAGCTCCTGTGTCCCCGGTGTCCTGCGCGTCCCTTGCCGCGCCGGTGCGGAACGCGGGGAGAAGGGGAGCCGTGGCGGCGGCTGCTGAGCCGGGGAGGaggccccggcccctgcccctgcccctgcctgaggggggagcggggagcgcgGAACGCGGTGATACCGGTggcggtgggcggggccgcTCCTtcggttttgggtttgtggtttgttgggtttttttttcttttttttttttttttctcctgctgttaaGGAATTCTTTCTGGGTGAGGCAGCCGAGAGCTGGCATCTGATGTGCAAGCACCTGTTGAAACGCTGCCCGGGGCAGCCTCGCCGGCAAGGGATTTCCCCCCGCAGCGTTTCCAGCCGGGCACGGTtgcgcggcggccgcccccgggtCCCGCTGCCGGCCGGGTCCCGCtgccggccgggccgcggctgCCGCCGGCGGTGCTGCCTGTTGCCGGCCTCGCCAGGCGCAGGCGGGCGGGCCTCTTCACGGTGGCGCTGCGTGGCGTGTGTCGCCAAGGCGCCGAAGTCCATAGGCCTGCGCTGCGGGGCCTGCCTTGAAGGGGCGTTGGCGACGAGGGGCCTGCacggaggagggggaggagggcgTTCACGCAAGAGATTCGggtcatggaatcatagaatgctttgggtgggcgGGCAGGCGTGACGTCTTTCCCGGCCCCGGCGGTGCCTTTCGGAGCGTGTCCCGCAGAGCCTCCCGCGGGCGCGGCACGCCACAGccccttccacagcaccagggGGATTTGCTCGTGATAGAGTCAGAGCCAGCCACTTCGCTATAAATACTGCGGTATTTGGGGAACTGGTATGATACTAGAATATTTGCCATTCCAAAGGTCAATATCTTCTATCGCAAATTAATCCGAAAGGCATGACAGAACAAGTTTCAGGTGTGTGTACCAGCTGCTGTTTGAGAGTAGATAATTTTCCCCAGGGTGAAGATTGGCAGCAGGCTTGATTGTTCTATTTCTATTGTTCTTTGACAACATGTTTTGATAAACACAGGCAGCAAGCAAATTTTGTTGATTTCTGTTAATACTGCTAATGTCGATTAGACATTAATtattaaatgcatttcagaaagctgGAGGAGACTTTGTATCTTGGCGGAGAAACTGGAAGTTCAGTCCAGGCCACTTGTGGTTCTGAAAACTGCACCTTTGATAGCAATCTCCTTGTCTGATAAGAGACGGGTCACACATAAGTCCAAAAAAAATCGTGCCAAAGAGCTTGCTGTATGGCAAGTAACACTACAGAAGGCAGGCATttaaggagagggagaagaaacagaCATGGCTAAGGAACTTGCAGGTAGGAGATAAGGAGGAGTTTTAATAAAATTGCTCTAGCTGACTTGCAATTAAATGTGCTACTTTCATTTGACAGAACGGAAAAGGTGCTAGCCATGCAGATTTTGCATGTCGCTACTGAATGactgtttttcagaatttacACAGAAGAGTGATTAAAAATACCTGAATTTCTAGGATTCTCTCCACTTAAGAAGATGGCATCTGTTTCGGAGAGCCCTGCATTCCAGTCGGTGAGCAGTGGATCCTGTAATGTGTACCTTTCAGAAAAGGTACATTTACATAAAAGTAATCTTTGTGCTTTCTTTGACAGTTGGTCAAAGAGGTCTTAACTGGAAAATGAATGTCTTAAAAGATTTTGTAAGATATATATCTCTATTAGAAACTTTCAGATACAGAATTGAAGCAGTTAAACAATGGattataattatattttaaacttatttttattactttattttcatttttgtcatcaACTGCCTGTGCGTGGAAAACTTTTGTGTTCACCTCAGAGTAGGACTGCAATTgtaaaatgtgcttttgcaTATACTTGTAAAAGTCACTGCAAGGTTGGTTAACTTCTGACAGCTATTTGCCATGCTGTATTTGTCTGAACCCCACGGTTAGCAAATAAGGCCACTCATGACAGCTTCTTCTATCGGCATTTCAGCGTGCGTGATCTGTGTGCTGTATCATGCTTTCAGACACGCACAgtacttccttcttctttctgcaGGCTCACTAGAGGCTAGAAGCTCAGAGCCAGGAAAAGAACAGTGATCAGAAACCGAAGGAGGAGCCAAGTTGAAACATGAGGTGTATTACACGTTCTAGAAGTGATAATGTAGGAATGCCATTTTGGTATCTTTAAATGAGGTCCATACATAGAAATCTGGAATTGTTCTAGGTGGGTTTTAACAAGGAAGAATATCATgaacatttccaaagaaaaactgttttgtcCACACATATGAGAACAAAACTTGCGAATTATGTGACTCATAGCATggtttgtcctttttttttcttttttcctctacaaGATGATTACACCTAGCAGTTTAGTGTTTTGAACTCTCTGATGTTTTTCTCTGCATCCCCACTGGTGTCTGAATGGGTTCCTTGTTGGCTGCATCAGCGTTATGGGAGAGCAGGTATGCTCTGGGTGCCGGTGGGTGCCTGAGCCATTTCCTCATGCTGAGGAGGAGACCTAAAGcattctgctgttttccttctctcctctacAGCTGTCTGGTTTCTACTGGAGAGAGATCTTGCAGGGGGTGGGAGTGGGAATCAAAGCACAGTCCAATAGGTTATGTATCTGGGTGATCAGGGGTAGATGCTGAGTGCGCACAGTGAAACACATCTGCTCCATACTTTCAATATAGCCTCAGGAAACTAATCTTGGAGATTtactttctttcctgcttttattattttctttcctgcttctccagaatatattattaatttggtggctgatttttttttttctttatcccaGTAAGAGATTTACTATGAAGTGTGTTGGTGTTCAGTGATACCCATAACACATTTTAAGGTTAAAGAAAGGTTGAACAATGAGAGATGAGAAATTGCTCTTGTGTTGGAGAAAGTTATTTGTTGGCCGAGACCAAAACAGAGCTGTGAGAAGTTTAAAGAGGTCTGAGCAGGATGAGTGGATTGACTAAGAACATTCAGTTCTGATAAATGCAGACACTACAGGCTGGAAAGAAAACCACTTaagttacactttttttttctctctaactTTTCTAAATTCAGTATGTGCACTTTAGTGCGATCTCTAAAAAGTGGAAGATCACCTTTGTAAAATCAGCTCTTACAGGAGAGTTCCTCAATACAGGAGGAACGTGATGAAGTACCATGTAAGAAAgtatgttgatttttttttcccccccttcgTTTACATTAGCAGTAGAGATTCATTTGGAATGACTCGTGCTTACTGATCACCTCATTAAAGAATTCCCACAGATGTAGAATTGGATGTGAgatgtgagagactgaaagagttaatgtacGTGGATGTGTTGGGCATTGTGGcgagacaagttaaggtctgcatagcGCCAAATGCGGGTCTGCATAGCAGCACCGAGCCGCGGGTGAGAAGCCGGTGGGCACAGAGCCGGAGGCCGTGCCGGGGACGCGCAGTTCCGCCTTCTCATGTGCCTCGCAACTCGCCATACACAGCCGGAGGGCATGCAGAGCCCCTTTGAGGACGGGGCTCACAACCATCCCAAAGACCCCTTGTAGCCGTCCTGCACGGTGCTGCCTGTGCAGGAGgtgaagaacattctggaacaagagCCATGTCAGTCCACAAGGGGGCGCCCCTCTAGGCGGGGATCCGAGGTTGAtgatatttctctctctttccctctccccccccttttcctcttttttttttttctcctttcttcttataAGTATTCCAgttagaacccacgttgcctaCTGTtagctttccaagttcaggttgcctactgttatgctttccaagttcaggttggtttTTACCATCCgtaagtgtttaattgatcattaggtgtcatttcaccttcatttagcccaagggaattGCGGAACCGCCACGATCctgcctgggcagcccagtttggctTGTGACAGTAGAGAAGGTGTTTAAGGGCTGAGGAAAAACTTAGAGGTTGCAGTAAAGtaatgcaatgcaataaaataatatCCATCCGAAAGGATAGCAACTGAACTGAAAACTCAAAATGTATAAAAGGAAGTAGTTTTTGTTAGGTGCTGCAGCTATGAtttggaattaatttctttgggGAGCTGCTGAGGTTGAGACCATCGCAGTGTTGCAGAGGAGCGGGATACTGATGCGAACCCTGAGAATGTCTGGGGCTGTAGTTAAGTGCATCGCTTGTAGTTAACTCGCACTTTGTAAGGGAGGTGAGTGCTGACCGGCTAGTCGGGGAGGGAAAAGGgcttctaaggaaaaaaaaaaaaaaaaaaaaaaaattgggacgCATTTGGGAAAAGCTGGGTGCATCCCTACTCTCTGCCGTCCGTAGAGATGAGCTGTAGCACGCGGTCGCTGTAGCCGCCTCGTGTATCATTCGTGAGAGAGGCCGCGGCTCCTCAGGGGGCGatgcgggggggacgggggacacaCGCCGCCAGCGTGCGGGGCGCCCGGGCCTGTTcgccccgcagcgccggggGCAGGGGGCGCAGCgcggccccccgcagccccggcccggggccgccctCCCGCAGCGGCGGCTCTCGCACCCCGCGGCCGCCCAACCCGAGCTTCGGGGCCGCTTCCCGCCCTTTCGGTTTCGCTTTAGGCCGGAGTGGGCGGTGCGGCGGGAAACGAAACCGGGGCGGCCCCTGCGAGCCGCCCGCTGCCGCGCTGCGCCGGCTGCTGGCttgtgggggtcccggggcggctgcggcggctCGCAGGTaacggggggcgggggccggggggggcgggggccgggggtccGGCCGAGGCGGGGGCTGCTCGCCCGCTGGCTCCGGGGGCTACCCGCCCCCCGGCTGCTCGGCGGCCCGCAGGCCGGGTTCGTCCTCCGTACGCGTCGCCGAGCCTGGCAGTCGTCGCGGCTGGAAAGGATGAGCTTAAAACGCCCCTTGGTCCCGCTCGGAAGGAAGCGATTCTTGGTTCTGTCGGGAGAATCGTTActgattttttatttccccGCAAGATTCGGTGAATGATTCAGCCTTTTCCCCCCAAGAAATCTGCTAAGAAatcttccctgctctgctttctaAATCTTATTCCAAGCAATTAATCTTCCCAAACAGTTGCAGGTCAAACACTTGAATTagaaattaaatcagttttCTGTGAGCTTTATGTTACTGGCACCGGTTTTCTATTTTAGATCGCAGCAGCGCTCTGCCAGGATTAGGGGCGGTCTCAATACTGTTATGCCTGGAGGCACAGACTCATCTTTGAATGTTGCTTTGCAGAACCTTTTTGAGATTGTGTCAAAATGGAACGCGAGTGTATGGAGAAGATCAACAATTACTGTCAGAAGCAGAAACTTACGCTGGATTATGCCAGCATCAGGATGACCGGCCCACCTCATGATCCTGAGTAAGTTCACTATGCATGTCGATAAACATTGGGACTCTTCCTGCAATGAACACGCTGGGTAAAGCTTGCACTCATAAAAGTTAATTTGCTGAAAGTGTGTACGTGGCGGGAGAGCTGGTTTGAAGCCATAAATTGAGTGGTAGGTGGGTGGTAGAGTAGGTCATGTGATAGTTTGAGGAGAAAACTTATTTCAGAGTTGGTGGCTGGTTTTTAGAAAGCGACAGCAATGCACATTACTGGTAATGATATTGTAAGTATGTTATGCATCTACCATGAAGTCTCTCAGGAGGTGGGGTGGGTGGCAGCAAGTATTTCAGTTTATGATCTATGCTAACTTAagtgctttgatttttatttagttttacaAAGTGTGGAAATTATTTGTGATTTATGTTGTTAATTTCTAATCATAAAGGTTGGGTGTATATTATTGATTGGGTACCAACATATTTTTTGTAtagttaatttttctgttcctaGAGAGGGTCTTTTGCTTAAGCTGTGTTGCCTTTACTTTTAGAGACAATTACAGGTGatggaatatattttattttttaacacagaTATGgtattttgctcattttttccccttgccagAGATCATAGATACTCAAGATCTATGATGTTTCCTtgtgtgattttcttttttaaatttttgctaGTTTGCATGAAGACAAGCCTTACTTAATAATTagtgtttcttttaatgttttctgtgttgccAGCCAACACTGTCTGTGCTGACTTACTCTTAGACCTGACTATAGTCCCAGCATAAATTAGTAAGTATTATCTGGGTCTCAAGTGTTAATCAgttaccttatttttttttttccccatgtggcTCACGTCGTTCAAAAAAGTAACCCTTATCACAGTAATGCCATTAAGGCTTGCTTCTGCAATGACTGCAAGCACTATTCTGCACCTGCATTGTTTTCCACCCAAACATTTCATTAAAGGGAAGTGGAGGGTGAAGTTGGAATACTGAAAAAAGTGAATTCCTGAAGTTATTCCACTATTTGAGACAAATTGTCCCATAGAGAAACTCATGGTGTTATACCTAGACTCTTTCTTCGTGTGTATCTATCTTGCTGACTGCGAGCTTGTGCACCTATATGCTCTGCTGCAATCTGAAGTAGAGACGTACCCCAAGGTTATAACGGGCACTTTAACTTGATGCAAGTCTGTGCCGCTGCCGAAAGCAGAAATCTAgttgttttctcctctgttgCCTTTCGTGCAAAGGCAGTAGCAGAAACATTAGGGAttttgcagctgcagggcaAGTCGGATCTGGGTAAGAACTGATCTGGCTGAAAACCAACCATTTGTTATTAGGTCACTGtggtggggggggagagaatcggaagggtgaaagggagaaaaacttGTGGGTCGAGGTAAAGACAGTATAATAAGTGAAGCAAAGCTGTATGTGCAGCCGAAGCAAAATAGGGAATTCactcactacttcccattggcaggcgAATAtttagccatttccaggaaagcgGGGCTTCGTCAtgtgtaacggttacttgggaaggcaAACATTATAACCCCAAAtgtcccctcttcctccttcccccagcttttattgctgagcgcGATGCCTTGCGGCACGGAATAACCCTCTGGCCCGTTGCCCTGGTtgtgtcccttcccagcttctcacacccccagcctacttgctgggaGGCcagagtggggaaaaagaaaaggctttggtGGTGTGcaaacactgctcagcaataggcAAAACGTTGTTGCGTTATCAACACTGGTTTAGTCCCAAATCCACAACATAGCACCATACCGGCTGCTGTGAAGAAggttaactccatcccaggcAGACCCAGTGCCGCCGGTCCTGAGCCGCATCCGTTCCCTGTTCTGACTCAGGGAGCTGCTGTATGGGGAGCAGTGCGTGCGCAGTTGTTCAGCGGAGGGGGAAGGGATTGGTGGTTGAGTGTGGAAGGGCAggactgtgggtttttttgtttgttttttttggaaCTGCCTTTAAATCAATGTCTCATGAAGCACCAGACACgtttttttgcatttactgaATAGTGTATGCAGCAGTGTATCAAAGGTGAGTGTAATGTCATGTCTGGATCCATGAAATCAAGCTTAGCTAATCTTTCCTCTCCATGTAGTTTTGCAGTGCTGAGATGTGTCCCGGTGTGAGGGCTTCACAACCTTTCCTGTAACAATGCTGACCCTATgcattcttttgcttttgaaaatttaaattcttttgctttcaaaaagcacgtaagcatttaaaaatgctgtcagAACTAATAAAGTACATGCATTTATGACTAGAGAggaaacacttcaaaaaatatttctactaaAGAATTATGATAATCAGGAGTTAGATATAATAAAAACACATGCATTCTTATATACCTCCACAGTTAACTTATAGTGCTTTGTAGATAATAAAAAGAACATTGAATCTGTGAAGGTTGTTAAGTATATATGAGACAAAATGTAACAACGTTTTAGAAAAGTTTCCTTCCTTGCAGGTTCACAGttgttgttaaaataaatgatgtAGACTATGGTGCAGGCACTGGTAAAAGTAAGAAGGAAGCAAAAGcggcagcagcaaaaaaaacctGGGAAATGATTGAGAAACAGGTGAGTAAACTgtaggatttaattttttctttttgctagtAAAGGTTGAAGATGAATCTCTAAAAGTAGCCAATAAAAtatcattgttttctttaatttggaaGAA
This genomic interval from Pelecanus crispus isolate bPelCri1 chromosome 3, bPelCri1.pri, whole genome shotgun sequence contains the following:
- the NANP gene encoding N-acylneuraminate-9-phosphatase; the protein is MGVHGVKAVFFDLDNTLVDTAAAGRRAIEEVINALQSKYHYGEGEARVICDKVQAKLLKECHDPAKMCITDLRISHWEEAIQETIGGEANRNLAAECYFLWKTTRLQHLTLAEDTRGMLTELRKRVRLLLLTNGDKQTQREKIEACACQPYFDAIVVGGEQKEEKPAPSIFHYCCDLLGVQPAECVMVGDSLDTDIQGGLNAGLKATVWLNKAMTTPVDTSPVPHYIISSVLDLPAVLQKMEHKINAKLGTDHMASRNEAR